A part of Candidatus Paceibacterota bacterium genomic DNA contains:
- a CDS encoding PfkB family carbohydrate kinase, producing MSVLIVGSTALDSIKTPKAENPRLLGGSASHASVAASFFAPVKLVGVVGNDFPQRYLRLYERHGIDLAGLQRVPGKTFHWSGEYEANMNNRRTLLTELGVFENFKPELPKAYQAAPFVLLANIAPALQHRVLDQMQRPRFVAADTMDLWLKVARPDLLKLLKRVDAFVLNDSEAQQLTGEDNMRSAFKQIHQLGPRYVVIKQGSHGSVLSCPRGMFICPAYPLQRVVDPTGAGDSFAGGMMGYLAAAKGPIDRHIRRAMIYGSVVASFCCEGFGLQHTTRVTQAEIEKRVQELERLTRF from the coding sequence ATGAGTGTGTTGATTGTCGGTTCGACCGCGCTGGACTCCATCAAGACCCCGAAGGCGGAGAACCCCCGGCTGCTGGGCGGCTCAGCCAGCCATGCTTCCGTGGCGGCCAGCTTCTTCGCTCCGGTCAAATTGGTCGGGGTGGTGGGAAACGATTTCCCGCAGCGCTATCTACGGCTTTACGAGCGCCACGGCATTGACCTGGCGGGTCTGCAGCGGGTGCCGGGGAAGACCTTCCACTGGTCGGGGGAATATGAGGCGAACATGAACAATCGGCGGACGTTGCTGACCGAGTTGGGTGTGTTTGAGAACTTCAAACCGGAGCTGCCCAAGGCGTATCAGGCGGCGCCGTTCGTGCTGCTGGCCAACATCGCGCCCGCTTTGCAGCATCGCGTGTTGGACCAGATGCAACGCCCCCGGTTCGTGGCAGCCGACACCATGGATTTGTGGCTCAAGGTGGCCCGGCCAGACCTGTTGAAACTGCTCAAGCGAGTGGATGCGTTCGTGCTCAATGACAGCGAGGCGCAGCAGTTGACCGGGGAAGATAACATGCGCTCCGCGTTCAAGCAGATCCACCAACTCGGACCGCGATATGTGGTTATCAAGCAAGGTTCGCATGGCTCGGTGTTGTCCTGTCCCCGAGGCATGTTCATCTGCCCGGCCTATCCGCTGCAGCGCGTGGTGGACCCGACGGGAGCCGGGGATTCGTTTGCGGGCGGCATGATGGGTTACCTGGCGGCGGCCAAGGGGCCAATTGATCGCCATATCCGGCGGGCGATGATTTACGGGAGTGTGGTGGCCTCGTTCTGCTGCGAGGGCTTCGGCCTGCAGCACACAACACGAGTAACGCAGGCCGAGATTGAAAAGCGCGTGCAGGAGTTGGAACGTCTGACCCGGTTCTAG